tttaattttcatcaaatttctaATAACATTTTTGTTCATAATACTAACATTTACCGCTTTCATTAATTGCCATATAATGTAATCACATCTAAATTTCTAATTCTTCCATTTATCATTACACTCCACTTAATTAACTTatctttcaacaatatttatgaGTCATTATTTTTTTCGTTTCAAGTACAAAATGGTAGCACTATATTTGAAAAGTTCACTATTTTCTTTATTCCCAatcctctttttctttcatgTTTCTTTGATACCATTCAATTGTCCAAGAGTTAAAAACAACTTTCTTGGGTGAAAACAACTTGTGAATGATGCAGCTTTTGAACGAAATCAGCTTGGGAAATCAGCATGTGAATGAATCAGCTTGCACCTTGCAACATCAACCGCCACCAAATCAGGTTGTGAATGATTCAGGAAGTTCAACTTCCTCAAATGTGATTGATTCAGCCGCATCAAGTGATTcctacaaaacaaaagtttgaaagttataaaattcttgaaaatcaGATATAATGAAACTGTAACAACAACAAAAACCTCCAATCAATTACTTATGCGAGACTTATTCTTTAGGTCATGAAGACTGCGGATCCAATCGTTGCCGCAAAGCAACATTTGCACTGTCTCAACTGACATAGAAGCTCGTTGATCATCAATTACTCTACCTCCGGCGTTGAAGGTAGATTCTGAAGGCACAGTTGTAATAGGAACGGAGAGTATATCGACAATCATCCTCGACAAGATAGGAAATCTCAATCTTTCCCCTTTCCACCAAGCCAAAACATCCAGATTCGCATTTGCATCACAAGCATACCTACTTTCCTCTAAATAAacaaccaaatctgatttttctGATGGAGCCCTGTCAATTTCACTCACATGCATGTGAAACTTTTCTTTACCAGTTAAAATGGCTGGTCCAGTCATTTTACTAGCTTTCTTACTAGAAAAACTAGAACCTTCATTTTGTCTCCTTTTTACAACCTGCCTCTGTTGTTGTTCAGAATGGGAAACAATGTGACAATCAATATATTCATTGTAAAACTCATAAAGAATGTCTCTAATCTCAGCCATGAATCTAGGAGCTGCATCCTCACCATAAATCACCGGAAAAGCATGATTAATAAGAAACATTTTGTATCTCGGATCCAAAATTGCACCCAAAGATAGCAGCACATTACTTTCCCTCCAATACTTATCAAATTTAGCAGACATACTTCCAGCCATAGCTCGAATATGCTCATAAGGGTCAAGAGCTTTTTTATTTAAAAGCTCTTTAATCCTATAGAGCTCCACAAGAAAAATGTTAGCTGTTGGATACTCGGATCCGGAAATCATATCAGTGATTTCATGAAATATTCCTAGAAATTTGCACACTTCTTCCACTTCATCCACTCAAAATCAGTAGGAACATAGTGAAATCTGGGGTCAATGTTTGCATATCTTGGAAAGACATCCTTGAACTCTAAGCCCGAAGCTAACATCAAATATGTGCTATTCCACCTTGTTGGACAGTCCAAAATTAGCTTTCTAGAGGGCAACTGAAGCtgttttttaattttagcaaaTTCAAGAAGCCTAGATTCAGAATTGTTCAAGTACTTTATCCTTTCTCTAACAACATCAATCACACCACCAAGTTGACCAAGACCATCTTGCACTAAGAGATTAAGTATATGTGCACAGCATCTAACATGAAAAAAATTTTCTCCAATATTTAATCTCTTTCTTAGAAAAAATCCTCTCTAAGTCTCCTAATGCACATATCATTGTATGAAGCACTATCAACAGTTATGCTTGAAACCTTATTCTCAATCCCCCAATCAATAAAGCACTTACTTAGAGTATCAGCTATAATAACTCTAATATGAGGAGGAGGAACATTGCAAAAATTCAACACACGCTTTTGTAGCATCCAATCAGAATCAACAAAATGACCAGTCACAACcatatattgaattttttgacCAGATTTCCACAAATCTGTGATAATACTATTCCTACCAGCACCTTTCAACAATGATTCCAGCTTCCTTTTTCAATTGTATAAGTACTAATGCAATCTTCCTTTACAGTCTACCGATTAATCTTTTTATAAAATGGAAAAGCCGCTTTCATGAATTTGTTGAAAACTACATGATCCATCATAGAAAAGGTGTACTCATGTGCAAGAATCATGTGTGATGCAAGCTCTCTTACCTTGGCATAATCATACGAGAAATTTGTGATGGAAGTGATACCATCACTTGGGCCTTCGGTGAATGATAGCACTTGTTGCTTCTGTTTGTTTTGCTCCCCAATGGCCAGCTTTCTTTGTAGGCAAGAATTCAAGTGTCTCTTATGCTAAGATGTGGCTCCGGTTGCACTCTTGGCAAAAAGTTCCTTGCAATGGTTGTACTTCACTTTAACTGTCCCATTATCTAGCACTACTGTTGTCATTTCATCCCATATACTggatttcttcttcctttgcttTTCTCAAAAGAACCAGCTCCTTCATCTCCATCTACTTTCTGTCCTCCTTCATTGCCCTCATCTTCTATCATTTCTATCTCTTCTTCACTCATCTCATCAGCTCTTTCTTCGTTATAGTTCAATTGTTCGACGTCTTCATTATTTTGCTCCATCACAGGACTTGATGATGAACCTTGAAATGAGTTGAATGGAGAGCTATACATTCCTTAATCAAAACACATTCAATAACCAATACAAATTCTGAttagccaaaacagaaatttagAATAACATTTCTAAGAAATAAGGTACAAAAGTAATCAAATAGATTCCAAGAAATAATCTCCTTTCAAGCTAGTTTAAACATTTCTTTAACTTGTTCCTATCTCAATTCTCAAGCTTACATTCAGATTAATGAAATAACAgagaaaagttcttaaaaactcttaaaaatggcaatccaaacaaaatgtTAGTTTTgttgaaatgaagaaagttttgCTTGAATTTATGTTGCCTTGCAGAATCTTCTAGGTTCAAGTATGCTTTCACTGTCAAGCTAAATCAAAAGTGCAATACAGTAAGAAATATCACATGCTAAAGAAAAGAAGATGACTAGCTCTGTTAAAGTTTTGTCCGCTGTTTGTTATATGGTTTAAGACCATAAGATTCTCAATTAAAGTATTTTActtatatgtatacatataggGTTTATACAAggatacatacatacatatatatatagtggTTACAGCTACCTTTACCTAATTACCATGGTTATAGGttgaaattttaaaagcaaCAAAAGATATGCAATGGGGCAAAGGCTTGATTACTTTGACCAAGTTTAAGACTTGGTCAAGGCCCCACTAGAAAAGGCAACTCGAGTGCAAGAATATCCTTTCCAGGATAACTCCATTTAGCATTTGTTATTTGTTTGCCCACATTACACTCAAACTGCGAAGCAAAAATATTTTACCACGTCTGTCCGTACCCCTTATATACTAACATTCATGTGAATGCTCCATGTATGATCATATCATCTAATCAAATAAAAGCAGTCGATTTTACCCAGCAGCAGTAATCTATCCATCTATCTGCGAGTAACCACCACCACCTATTTATGTACAGAGTACAATTTCCAGTGATGATAGCAAGCAATTTGATGAGAAACAAGAAAAATGAGCAAAGGCAATTTCAAAAAGGCCCAGGTGCAGAAGCCTCAAATGATGATAGTAGCAGCAATACACTGAGGATTTAATCATATAATCATATTGATCATAGGAATTACAAAAAGCATAGACTTGGCTCGTCCATATTTACAGTACAGAGTGGAGTGACATTCCATTTAATGGGGACTACAATTTACTTACATATCCCATGATACCAACTTTTATCacaattatataataataataataataataataataacccGGAATAAGTTAAAAAAACACAATCTTCAGCTGCTGTTTGTCTGTCCGCTTAAGTACTACCCAGTCCCTTTGAATTTGAGCAGCAACCCAAAAACACCCAATTCTTACTTGCACCCAAGACACAGAATCTACTACTCTCTTTTCCGTCTTCACCCTCCATCCAATCCAAGCCAAGCACCATTTTTGGTACTGCTCCTAACTATATATATTTGATAAAGCAATAATGCTTTTacgacaaaagaaaaaaaagcaagaAATTTGATGTGACCCATTAGTTAAAACACAGAGATAAACCTAGAAGCAGGAAGCCATACGAGATACGGGGCTATCCACTATTAACCAAAACCCACACAGCCTCTTAAAACCAAAAATAAATTGCAATGGCAAGAAGTGGTTACCAAATTATGCAGCGAATCGGGATATGGTCGTAGCCCCTTGCTCTACCGAGATGGCTCCGTATGGCGCAACTCACGGATTCACGAGAAGTGGCGGTGCGTCCCTAAACGGTGCTCGCAAACTCGGATTGAATGATGGCGGTGAGATGGCGGACGGATTGGTGATAGAGGTGAGATGATGGATAGAATGGTGAGTCGGTGACGGTGGTAAGAATGGAGGGTGCGGCTGCAGCTGCGGCTGTGGAACGGGAAAAGGAAAGACcgaaagaggaaagaaaaaattatgGCTAGAAACGGGAGAATGAATTAGGTTAAAGTATCAAATACACAATGAAATGACGCTAATACCCCTACTATTCAAGCCTGTCGAGCTTAAACAAGTCGAGCATAGCTCGGCTCATCTATTAAACGAGTATCCAGTTGAACTCAAGCTCGACTTGTTTCTCTCAATAAACGAGCCGATAAGGGCAACGAGCCGAGTTAAGCCCTTATCAAGCCGGGTCGAGCTCGGCTCGCGAATTACCTGgttcgattaacagctctaGTAAGCAGAACTGGTCACTTTCCACCATAGCCAAAACCCAAAAAATTATGGTTTTCTACAATACGGTATAGATGTATCTACGGTTGATTCTATGGTGTAAAATGGGATGAACTTCCCACTTTGGGTAGAGCCACTACAATCACAACACCTCAATGTGAGACCATTGTCCAAGCCGTGTGGGTCCAACTAAGTTAAGGCAACCAGTTGTAGTAAGTAAATTatgtagcagaaaaataaaaaactgtGGAGCTTTCTAAAGGATAAGAATAAATGTAGATATACATTAGACTCAATTGATAAATTAATCATCATTGATTGTTGAACCATGCAAATTAAATTAACCTTTTGTGATCATTATCACTATCATTATTATTTATCAGTTAATAgtaatggattttttttttgttgaaaccCATAGagagttttataactaaaaatATAGATATAggtttatatttttttccccactttttttctaaatttttttcactcttttaatttcttctagtatttttaaaatttttatttttaattaaaaatatcaATTACATTGGTGAGTAAATATTGATTCCTTTTAAAATAATGGTCaatcacaaaatgatcctaTGATCTCCATCAACTCATTCCGATTAAGTATTAACCTTCGTCAAATGACAAGTATCACTATGAATAATTTTGAAACTCATTCCTTGAGGAACCAATTTACCAAACACCTTCTAAGTACATGAAACAAATTGACTTACGCTAAACTTGATTGATGGCACAATTTGTGTAGataaatttttttgtgaaaattcaTGAAATATGTAATGCAATCCCCAAATTCATGAAATTGTaagtgaagaaaaagaaaagtcaatgAATGATTGGTATTTAATATTATATTACTGCATATGATACATTCTAGGTGTGTAGAAgtaatcaaaattagtttttgtaaAGGATGTATATGATGTGGTGATTAGTTATTTGGTAATTAATTTCAATTGGCTAATTACTAACATAATTTAAGTTCATAGTTTcattagatttcaaatttaaaatttgtatagttgtcattcatccaaaacTGATAATAAATATAATGTCAATATATAGAATATTAATCCTTAAGTGAATCCGttaactttcttttattttttttgtccctCTCCTTCTTTCTCCTTATTCCAAAAATTCAAGCAAACTTTTCAATTGTTGCCTAACTGAGCCTCATGTTAATAcctaaatcttttttttaaatctagTAATATTTCATTAGTTGACACTTGTCGCAATCATCATTTGTATCATGGTACAAATTTTCtttggttcttttctttttctttttatttaaataaaaatttatttactaatgcaatatgttttattttttattacaaaGAAACATTATTACTCATTTTTAAACAATATGGGGGACTTCAACTCCTACATGCGCATATccaaaaatttaattttcatCCAATTTCTAATTACATTTTTGTTCATAATACTAACATTTACCGCTTTCGTTAATTGCCATATAATGTAATCACATCTAAATTTCTAATTCTTCCATTTATCTTTACATTCCACTTAATTAACTCATCTTTCTACAATATTTATAAgtcattatttttttcttttcaagtacAAAATTGTAGCACTATATTTAAAAAGTTtaccattttctttattcttgGTCCGCTTTTTCTTTCATGTTTATGTGATGccattcattttttattttcatttttggtgGGTCCCCTATATCTGGAGAGTTTCCAAAATATCTCCAATTATTGGGCCATTTTATGATGACCAAATTTGTAAAAGCGCTTCCCCTATAATATCAAAAGTTTTTTTTACCCAACACATGAATTGCATTTGTATTTGGTCCCACCAGCAACTACCCTTTCCTGTTCATAGCATAGCTTTAGGTTGTCTCCCTCTACTCGGCCCTACCAAACACTATTGCCCTTCTCATATTGGTTCTACCCACAATGAGCAGAACTGTTCACTTTCCACCATAGCCAAAACCATGTATCTACCATTTTTGTGGTATAGTTCTGACCATCCAATGGCTGGTGGACAGACAAGAGAGAATGAAAATTGAAGTTGTGTGAAGTGGTTTCGAGCACGAAGTCCAAAATGGTGAGAGATGAAGGGGCCCACAAAAGTGGTTAAATAGAACACCAGGAAAAGAGAAGCGACTGGTTGGTTTGATGTAGGAAAGGACATGGAATTGAGGGTGTGTAAGAATATGTCAGTTCGAGGTATGGATGGGAAAATAAATCTATTTAGAGAAAACCTAGTACAGAAAGGATGCAAAGATCTTAAGTGGCAGTTGGAGGAAATGATGGTGGCAGTCCAAGATTTAAAAGGCTTAAGGGGCAGCTAAAGCAATTGAAGGGGGCAGAGTGAAATAGGAATGAATTCCTAGCAACCAATTAAAGGCATTTTCTTAAGTATACTTACATATGTATGTAACCAAAAAATTTAATGGGTCATGTAATACAATAGTCTATAAAATGGAAGGGCAAATGTGTACAAAGGGTGATGTAGAGGAAAGAAGTAGGATCAATGACGAAGGCAGGGAAGACAGGAAAAGAATAAAGGCACGCAGGAGTGGCATGGAGAACATAGGAGTCAGGCGAGCAAACAAGGTACGAAATTGAAGTTGTCATGcaaaatgtagaaaatggaaaaattgaaTGTTGATGACATGGATGTAGGTGTTGGTCGCGATTAGtggaaaaagaaatgggaaaagtgaaaaatggaaATGGAATTACCGGATCAGTAGAAATGTATTGAAATGAATGGATTgttgagaaaatgaaaagaaagacaaTTAGTCGATTAGagtgcagttttttttttttgtcgaactaaaataatatttctaaATAGATGTATGGTACGAGATTTGATTTTTGTACTACTATGTTGTACAGAGTACCAATGTGGCATACGAAAGGTAGCAGTTGAGTGATGTTAGACGACCAAATTATTGATGTTAATTGCAGCTTGTAATATAGTTGATGTGATCGTGGTGGAgaagttttttaaatttttcagtGGGCTTGAAATTGGAATTAGAACATTGCACATGACTATAAACGTAATTGAATTAGCCGAAATGGAAAGATATGCTTAAGTAGAATAAAAGATTTA
Above is a genomic segment from Coffea eugenioides isolate CCC68of chromosome 5, Ceug_1.0, whole genome shotgun sequence containing:
- the LOC113771402 gene encoding zinc finger BED domain-containing protein RICESLEEPER 2-like; its protein translation is MYSSPFNSFQGSSSSPVMEQNNEDVEQLNYNEERADEMSEEEIEMIEDEGNEGGQKVDGDEGAVQDGLGQLGGVIDVVRERIKYLNNSESRLLEFAKIKKQLQLPSRKLILDCPTRWNSTYLMLASGLEFKDVFPRYANIDPRFHYVPTDFEWMKWKKIKELLNKKALDPYEHIRAMAGSMSAKFDKYWRESNVLLSLGAILDPRYKMFLINHAFPVIYGEDAAPRFMAEIRDILYEFYNEYIDCHIVSHSEQQQRQVVKRRQNEGSSFSSKKASKMTGPAILTGKEKFHMHVSEIDRAPSEKSDLVVYLEESRYACDANANLDVLAWWKGERLRFPILSRMIVDILSVPITTVPSESTFNAGGRVIDDQRASMSVETVQMLLCGNDWIRSLHDLKNKSRISN